One Brachyspira pilosicoli P43/6/78 genomic window carries:
- a CDS encoding YbaN family protein, whose protein sequence is MRILYIVLAFLFMGLGIIGVALPILPTAPFLLLAAFFFAKGSQKFHNWFISTKLYKKHLESFVKSKAMTLKSKLSILIPVSIMLIIAFILVNNLHARIALVVLLTIKYFYFFVCIKTIKEYKENTNIEFDE, encoded by the coding sequence ATGAGAATATTATACATAGTTTTAGCTTTTTTGTTTATGGGACTTGGAATAATAGGAGTAGCTCTCCCAATACTTCCAACTGCTCCATTTCTTTTGCTTGCTGCTTTTTTCTTTGCAAAAGGCTCTCAAAAGTTTCATAATTGGTTTATATCAACAAAACTTTACAAAAAACATTTAGAGAGTTTTGTAAAATCAAAAGCTATGACATTAAAATCTAAACTTAGCATACTCATACCTGTAAGTATTATGCTTATAATTGCTTTTATATTAGTAAATAATTTGCATGCAAGAATTGCATTAGTTGTATTACTTACAATAAAATATTTTTATTTTTTTGTATGTATAAAGACCATAAAAGAATATAAAGAAAACACAAATATTGAATTTGATGAATAG